One genomic region from Leptolyngbyaceae cyanobacterium JSC-12 encodes:
- a CDS encoding folate-binding protein YgfZ (IMG reference gene:2510097307~PFAM: Aminomethyltransferase folate-binding domain; Glycine cleavage T-protein C-terminal barrel domain~TIGRFAM: folate-binding protein YgfZ), protein MIQALQESQIKTGAVFESNSPVPVSFGNDAIALKAIQTGVVLCDRSHWGRLRLSDADCKTFLHNQSTNDFNTRQPGEGCDTVFVTSTARTIDLATAYVLEDAVIVVVSPNRRDYLMKWLDRYIFFGDKVKLQDVTEQTALFSLIGPDSHRLLETLGIEPLHDRPYASHRLVNLGGQSVRVAVGSGLATAGYTLLMPAESAAQVWESLITAGAVPMGDRLWEHLRILQGRPKPDHELTDDYNAVEACLWQAISISKGCYIGQETIARLDTYKGVKQQIWGMWLPESAIPGTPITLEAEKVGIVTSVTQTDMGAFGLGYVRTKAGGAGLQVQVGGRSTELVDLPFLRRERQAG, encoded by the coding sequence ATGATACAAGCTTTGCAAGAGAGCCAAATCAAAACAGGTGCCGTGTTTGAGTCCAATTCTCCAGTTCCTGTCAGTTTTGGGAATGACGCAATCGCCCTGAAAGCTATACAAACTGGGGTTGTCCTGTGCGATCGTTCTCATTGGGGACGGCTGCGACTCAGCGATGCGGATTGTAAAACCTTTCTGCACAATCAAAGTACCAACGACTTCAACACGCGCCAGCCCGGAGAAGGCTGCGATACAGTCTTCGTAACATCGACCGCTCGCACGATTGATCTGGCAACTGCTTATGTATTGGAAGATGCAGTGATTGTTGTTGTTTCACCAAATCGGCGCGACTATCTGATGAAATGGCTGGATCGCTACATTTTTTTTGGAGACAAGGTAAAACTTCAGGATGTTACCGAGCAAACTGCCCTGTTTAGCTTGATCGGTCCAGATAGCCATCGTTTGCTGGAAACTTTGGGAATTGAACCCCTGCACGATCGCCCCTATGCCAGTCATCGCCTAGTGAACCTCGGTGGGCAATCTGTGCGCGTGGCGGTTGGCAGTGGTTTGGCAACAGCAGGCTATACGCTGCTAATGCCTGCTGAGAGTGCCGCTCAAGTATGGGAAAGTCTGATAACTGCAGGTGCAGTACCGATGGGCGATCGCCTCTGGGAACACTTGCGAATTTTGCAGGGGCGTCCCAAACCAGACCACGAATTGACAGACGATTACAATGCGGTAGAAGCCTGCTTGTGGCAGGCGATTTCAATCAGCAAGGGCTGTTACATTGGGCAGGAAACGATCGCCCGATTAGATACTTATAAAGGCGTGAAGCAGCAAATTTGGGGAATGTGGCTGCCTGAGAGTGCCATACCTGGAACCCCAATTACTTTAGAAGCAGAAAAAGTAGGCATCGTGACGAGCGTGACCCAGACGGATATGGGAGCGTTTGGGTTAGGATACGTTCGTACCAAAGCAGGTGGGGCTGGGTTGCAAGTGCAGGTAGGGGGAAGATCCACAGAACTTGTAGATCTGCCGTTTTTGCGAAGAGAACGTCAGGCAGGGTGA
- a CDS encoding ferredoxin (IMG reference gene:2510097308~manually curated), protein MGSKCVWICQSRACKKQGSLAVFLAFENLQVPEWTVLKSQCMGQCGNGPMVHVMPDDIWYWRVQPVEVLAIAERHLINGQPIQAMLYPRYHPAESKHPPQRPNP, encoded by the coding sequence GTGGGTAGCAAATGCGTATGGATCTGCCAGTCCCGCGCGTGTAAGAAGCAAGGTTCTCTGGCAGTTTTCCTGGCTTTCGAGAATTTGCAGGTGCCGGAGTGGACGGTTCTCAAGAGCCAATGTATGGGGCAATGCGGAAATGGTCCGATGGTGCACGTTATGCCGGATGACATCTGGTATTGGCGAGTGCAGCCAGTGGAAGTGTTAGCGATCGCCGAGCGGCATTTAATCAACGGTCAACCGATCCAGGCAATGCTGTATCCTCGCTATCATCCTGCTGAGAGCAAGCATCCGCCGCAGCGCCCCAACCCATAG
- a CDS encoding hypothetical protein (IMG reference gene:2510097309) — MKTHIETKQGKSGEQSASEQPEFDFELWARQVRPQLLASVQKRGVK; from the coding sequence ATGAAAACACACATTGAAACAAAGCAAGGTAAGTCTGGTGAACAATCCGCATCGGAGCAGCCAGAGTTTGATTTTGAGCTTTGGGCACGGCAGGTTCGTCCTCAGTTGCTTGCCTCTGTACAAAAGCGTGGTGTGAAATAA
- a CDS encoding DNA adenine methylase Dam (IMG reference gene:2510097310~PFAM: D12 class N6 adenine-specific DNA methyltransferase~TIGRFAM: DNA adenine methylase (dam)) — translation MLDLLSVKMPILKIRSPSSYKNRALKPVSASSNSLTSSFFEDKFFKNFFHSGKRFYDGKMQPQLLCSVEPRPFLKWAGGKSQLIPQYIPYFPKNYSTYYEPFLGGGAIFFHLQPRRALLMDINSELVNVYQCVRDRVDELIEFLKHHRNCHCSDYYYQMRACIPASAVERAARLIYLNKTCFNGLYRENSKGQFNVPIGRYKNPGIFDPDLLYAASRSLQTSEVVIAPFEAVLEYARSHQDFVYFDPPYHPISATSNFTAYNRYAFKSDDHIRLRDTFVELAKRGVKVMLSNSDCPFVRELYQGFHIHPILAARAINSNAKRRGKITELLITSY, via the coding sequence ATGTTAGATTTGCTTTCAGTCAAAATGCCTATTCTCAAAATCCGTTCGCCAAGCAGCTACAAGAATCGAGCCTTGAAGCCTGTTTCCGCTTCTTCAAATTCATTGACAAGTAGTTTCTTTGAAGACAAATTTTTCAAAAATTTCTTCCACTCAGGAAAACGCTTTTATGATGGGAAGATGCAGCCTCAACTTTTGTGTTCCGTTGAGCCTCGCCCATTTCTAAAGTGGGCAGGGGGAAAAAGTCAACTCATTCCGCAGTACATTCCCTATTTTCCCAAGAACTATTCCACCTACTATGAACCATTCTTGGGAGGAGGGGCTATTTTTTTTCATCTTCAACCCCGCAGGGCTTTGCTGATGGACATTAACTCTGAATTGGTGAATGTTTATCAGTGTGTACGCGATCGCGTGGATGAGTTAATCGAATTTTTGAAACATCATCGCAATTGCCATTGTTCCGACTATTACTATCAAATGCGGGCTTGCATTCCAGCTTCGGCTGTTGAACGAGCCGCACGTTTGATTTATCTCAATAAAACCTGTTTCAACGGGTTGTATCGAGAAAATTCCAAGGGACAATTCAATGTCCCAATTGGACGCTATAAAAACCCCGGAATTTTTGATCCTGATCTGTTATATGCTGCATCGCGATCGCTGCAAACGTCCGAAGTAGTCATTGCCCCCTTTGAAGCAGTTCTGGAGTATGCTCGAAGCCATCAGGATTTTGTTTATTTCGACCCGCCCTATCATCCCATCAGTGCTACCAGTAACTTTACTGCTTATAACCGTTACGCCTTTAAGTCAGACGACCATATTCGATTACGTGACACATTTGTTGAACTGGCAAAGCGAGGAGTGAAAGTGATGCTTTCTAACTCTGATTGTCCATTTGTGCGAGAACTGTATCAAGGGTTTCATATTCACCCAATTCTGGCAGCCCGTGCTATCAACTCCAACGCCAAACGCCGTGGAAAAATCACCGAGTTGCTGATTACGTCTTATTGA
- a CDS encoding hypothetical protein (IMG reference gene:2510097311), producing MVRALAVTVGLTAIATILSGFTSQAIAGSAVEIIRSKPVPGFLPTEVSRHTLASGLGSAIATDYAIYCQPQDIPQDRPLCLGGVGGEVDTGVPVSDASPETNVELAKQLEPLAAIVLYQYDKVQLFSLP from the coding sequence ATGGTGCGAGCATTGGCAGTTACAGTTGGGTTGACAGCGATCGCAACGATTTTGAGTGGGTTTACCTCGCAGGCGATCGCCGGATCAGCCGTGGAAATCATTCGTTCTAAACCTGTTCCTGGGTTCCTTCCCACTGAGGTTTCCCGTCATACGTTAGCAAGTGGTCTGGGTAGCGCGATCGCAACCGACTATGCCATCTATTGTCAACCTCAAGATATTCCTCAAGATCGTCCCCTTTGTCTGGGTGGCGTTGGTGGAGAAGTTGATACTGGGGTACCTGTTTCAGATGCCTCTCCTGAAACTAATGTAGAGTTGGCAAAACAGCTTGAGCCGCTTGCAGCGATTGTCCTTTATCAGTACGACAAGGTGCAGTTATTTTCGCTCCCGTGA
- a CDS encoding putative glycosyltransferase (IMG reference gene:2510097312~PFAM: Glycosyl transferase family 2): MRIAIQNTYYGKQFAEAELSRRLALAAMNLGWDAVEVGSSDAINQCHPDFVLNLHFRSPKLTRYPTYGCLWNPTVLIETDDRFIRNILSYDAYLSSSKKTDLWLADQLYNTPKRYFIASFFTSTNQTVYRAPNLQSPRLAYVGTNWDGERFKSLFLALEKEGILETYGSSSSWSYLKTAYKGTLPFDGISVLNAINAAGVGLCLHRQEHTQEGIPSMRIFEIVASGAIAICGEHPFIRDQFSDTVLYLDTHLNLVDQVTQIAEHLRWVSTHPQTALEMSQAAHHIFTEKFTLEKLLSNLQDQHQQLLETKGFVQHYSLPQTHQLSQKPSVQLILRIQKSNLSQFKKTLDSIQKQTYQNLSILIVDNEKSEEISSTLKDYQDKLTIHVIQPEISGFSRCVFRSSELWSGIRAVSAEYFGVLDQASIIYPNHIHTLVSILERFKHIGMAYSEVIELSEKEVIDSVEVFDQASLATVQSSNLFNWLGCLHFITVSSFLARSSLIDEFLLQDPQLNYWDDFFLWLNLRARCNVMFSYEATCEIDSRNSVSAEAPCSEELNVAIQRIQTMMQDRKLPTMSSFAYHSVQTRLQQTQIELQHAQQRIAAMESSKFWLIRKHWLKLKRALGLTREL; encoded by the coding sequence ATGAGAATCGCAATTCAAAATACGTACTATGGCAAGCAATTTGCTGAAGCAGAATTGTCGCGTAGATTGGCGCTAGCCGCAATGAACCTAGGTTGGGATGCTGTAGAAGTTGGGTCTTCAGACGCGATTAACCAATGCCACCCAGATTTTGTTTTGAATTTGCATTTTAGAAGTCCCAAACTAACTCGCTACCCAACTTATGGCTGTCTTTGGAACCCTACTGTGCTAATAGAAACAGACGATCGCTTTATCCGTAATATTTTAAGTTACGACGCCTACCTGTCTTCTTCAAAGAAGACAGATTTGTGGCTTGCAGATCAGCTATACAATACGCCTAAGCGATACTTCATTGCTTCCTTTTTTACGAGTACTAACCAAACCGTCTACCGAGCACCCAACCTGCAATCACCTCGTTTAGCTTATGTTGGCACGAATTGGGATGGAGAGCGCTTTAAGTCATTGTTTTTAGCACTAGAGAAAGAAGGAATTCTGGAAACCTACGGCTCTTCATCCAGTTGGTCTTATCTTAAAACGGCGTATAAAGGGACATTACCATTTGATGGCATCAGTGTATTGAATGCCATCAACGCTGCAGGGGTTGGATTATGCCTGCATCGGCAGGAGCATACGCAAGAGGGCATTCCCTCTATGCGAATTTTTGAAATTGTGGCATCGGGCGCGATCGCGATTTGTGGAGAGCATCCATTCATTCGAGACCAATTTTCCGATACTGTGCTCTACTTAGATACTCACTTAAACTTAGTAGATCAAGTAACGCAGATTGCTGAACATCTTCGCTGGGTTTCCACCCATCCACAAACAGCATTAGAGATGTCTCAAGCGGCTCATCACATTTTTACTGAAAAATTCACATTAGAAAAACTACTATCTAATCTTCAAGATCAACATCAACAATTGCTTGAAACTAAAGGCTTTGTTCAGCACTACTCTTTGCCCCAAACCCATCAGTTATCTCAAAAACCCTCAGTTCAGTTAATTCTGAGAATTCAGAAAAGCAATTTATCCCAATTTAAAAAAACACTTGACAGTATTCAAAAACAAACTTATCAAAATTTGTCTATTTTAATAGTAGATAATGAAAAAAGTGAGGAAATTTCTTCAACTTTAAAGGACTATCAGGATAAACTTACTATCCACGTTATTCAACCTGAAATTTCAGGTTTTTCAAGATGCGTTTTTAGGAGCAGTGAATTATGGTCTGGGATACGAGCAGTTTCTGCTGAGTATTTTGGAGTATTGGATCAAGCATCTATTATTTATCCAAATCATATCCATACGCTTGTGTCAATATTAGAGCGCTTTAAACACATCGGCATGGCTTATTCCGAAGTAATTGAACTTTCAGAAAAAGAAGTCATCGATTCAGTCGAGGTATTTGATCAAGCTAGTTTAGCAACCGTTCAATCATCCAATTTGTTTAACTGGCTTGGCTGCCTTCATTTCATTACTGTTAGTAGCTTCCTCGCTCGCTCATCATTAATTGATGAATTTTTACTACAAGATCCTCAGCTTAATTATTGGGATGATTTTTTCCTGTGGCTCAATTTGCGTGCTCGATGTAATGTCATGTTTAGCTACGAAGCAACGTGTGAAATTGATTCTAGAAATTCGGTGTCTGCTGAAGCCCCCTGTTCCGAAGAACTGAATGTAGCGATTCAGCGGATTCAAACCATGATGCAAGATCGCAAACTTCCCACAATGTCATCATTTGCTTATCACTCCGTTCAAACACGTCTGCAGCAAACGCAAATTGAGCTTCAGCATGCCCAACAAAGAATCGCAGCCATGGAAAGCAGCAAGTTTTGGCTCATCCGCAAACATTGGCTTAAACTTAAACGGGCACTTGGCTTAACCAGGGAATTATGA
- a CDS encoding glycosyl transferase (IMG reference gene:2510097313~PFAM: Glycosyl transferase family 2), whose product MPSEVPKISIVIPAFNAASTLENSIRSLITQNYPNLELILADGGSQDGTMEIVQTYKSYFSHIISEPDKGQANALNKGFRLATGDIWGWLCADDELAPGALHHFVEIFNTNSNVNLVTGGCRRIFWDGTIVETVPDPNLMQRIAYIDGIEQPSTLWKADLHRAAGELDESYRYAFDWDWWNRLKAAGANLAITNQILSHYYFSETNKTSTGGNALVAEMYRVIKRYGPLRGYLADIYSFLYHNFDLHGCYDQPPTCSKLRSRLRDLSLKVLLKLFGAEFIYCYNWNFASKQERGLCWFK is encoded by the coding sequence ATGCCCAGCGAAGTCCCTAAAATTAGTATTGTTATCCCAGCTTTCAATGCAGCCTCTACGCTAGAAAACAGCATTAGATCGCTAATTACTCAAAACTATCCCAATCTGGAACTAATTCTGGCAGATGGTGGCAGCCAGGATGGCACTATGGAGATTGTTCAAACCTACAAGTCTTACTTTAGCCACATCATTTCCGAGCCAGACAAAGGGCAGGCGAATGCGCTCAATAAAGGATTTCGATTGGCAACTGGAGACATTTGGGGATGGCTCTGCGCGGATGATGAACTAGCACCTGGAGCATTGCATCACTTTGTGGAGATTTTTAATACAAATTCCAATGTAAATTTAGTAACGGGTGGTTGTCGTCGCATTTTTTGGGATGGAACGATTGTAGAAACAGTTCCCGATCCTAATTTAATGCAACGAATTGCGTACATTGATGGTATTGAGCAACCCAGCACCCTATGGAAAGCTGATTTGCATCGAGCTGCTGGCGAACTGGATGAAAGTTATCGATATGCGTTTGATTGGGATTGGTGGAATCGCTTAAAAGCGGCGGGTGCAAACCTGGCAATCACAAATCAAATTTTGTCTCACTACTATTTCAGCGAAACAAATAAAACTTCGACTGGGGGCAATGCACTGGTTGCAGAAATGTATCGTGTGATCAAGCGGTATGGTCCTTTAAGGGGTTACCTGGCAGATATCTACTCATTTCTCTATCACAATTTTGATTTGCATGGATGTTACGACCAACCTCCAACCTGCAGCAAGTTGCGATCGCGCTTACGAGATTTGTCTTTAAAGGTTTTACTCAAACTGTTTGGTGCAGAATTTATTTATTGCTATAACTGGAACTTTGCCTCTAAACAAGAACGGGGGCTATGTTGGTTTAAATAA
- a CDS encoding methyltransferase, FkbM family (IMG reference gene:2510097314~TIGRFAM: methyltransferase, FkbM family), which produces MGGSYNENLIFDVGMHIGQDTEFYLKKGFDVVAIEANPVLVKQAQEKFATYINRGQLKILEIGIADVDGELPFYVNETYSEWSSLTKWFENHEYAKKFHEIKVKCTTIDKVIEEFGVPYYLKVDIEASDTHVINRLHLLKAKPKYVSVENGYRTMLDGLQAAGYDKFKFINQAKVTEMKCPFPPLEGTFVDQQFISGASGPFGEETVGEWKDYDAIALEINAYWNKPDLNPVNDGWFDLHAKLSEH; this is translated from the coding sequence GTGGGTGGATCATATAACGAGAATCTAATTTTTGATGTTGGTATGCACATCGGGCAAGACACAGAATTCTACCTGAAAAAAGGATTTGATGTTGTTGCGATCGAAGCCAATCCTGTTTTGGTGAAACAAGCTCAGGAAAAATTTGCAACCTATATCAATCGCGGGCAATTGAAAATTTTAGAAATTGGTATCGCTGATGTGGATGGTGAATTGCCTTTTTACGTTAATGAAACTTATAGCGAATGGAGTTCTTTAACAAAATGGTTTGAGAACCATGAGTATGCCAAGAAATTTCATGAAATCAAAGTGAAGTGTACCACCATTGACAAGGTGATTGAAGAGTTTGGGGTTCCATATTATTTGAAAGTCGATATTGAGGCGAGTGATACTCATGTTATTAATCGTCTTCATTTATTAAAAGCAAAACCAAAGTATGTTTCTGTAGAAAATGGTTACAGGACAATGCTGGATGGATTGCAAGCAGCAGGTTATGACAAGTTTAAGTTTATCAATCAAGCAAAGGTTACTGAAATGAAGTGCCCTTTTCCTCCTTTAGAAGGAACTTTTGTGGATCAACAGTTCATTTCAGGAGCGAGTGGACCGTTTGGCGAAGAAACTGTTGGTGAATGGAAAGATTATGATGCGATCGCGCTTGAAATCAATGCCTATTGGAACAAGCCAGATTTAAATCCAGTCAATGATGGCTGGTTTGACTTACATGCAAAGCTCAGCGAGCATTAA
- a CDS encoding glycosyl transferase (IMG reference gene:2510097315~PFAM: Glycosyl transferase family 2): MVLDVCICTHNPRRDIFAIVLNAIANQTLSKDAYKVWVIDNCSTPPLTEIDLHPLKNTGINYQIVVEPQLGNLHARRRAVEETTGDLLVFVDDDNELTSHYLETALAIAVHNPNIGCFGGKLLLAPNLSCPKWIEPLLPYLAVRDFGDDIITNLSKHWGEWEPPTAGAGVRRQVLKRYLERLNEIPEALKLGRRGRSGLLSCEDSLMMRGAYDLGLECSYQPSLVLIHHLNPNRFKLLYLLRLMYSYGRSHVILERALGHPFTPVSVREASKIMIDNVKTRDIKNFVHLIGLIAWDLGYFRELRHPPKELASS; encoded by the coding sequence ATGGTTTTGGATGTTTGCATCTGCACCCACAATCCACGGCGAGATATTTTTGCGATTGTATTAAACGCGATCGCCAACCAAACACTCTCCAAAGATGCTTACAAAGTTTGGGTGATTGATAATTGTTCAACCCCACCCTTAACAGAAATCGATTTACATCCCCTAAAAAACACTGGAATTAACTATCAAATCGTTGTTGAACCGCAACTGGGAAATCTACATGCTCGACGACGCGCAGTTGAGGAAACAACTGGAGACCTGCTCGTGTTTGTTGATGATGATAACGAGTTAACCAGTCACTATTTAGAAACTGCATTAGCCATTGCTGTCCATAATCCCAATATTGGTTGCTTTGGCGGAAAACTCTTACTAGCTCCCAATCTTTCTTGTCCAAAGTGGATAGAACCATTGTTACCCTATCTGGCAGTTCGTGATTTTGGCGATGATATCATTACTAACCTGTCAAAACATTGGGGAGAATGGGAACCTCCCACAGCCGGAGCTGGCGTGCGACGACAAGTTTTGAAACGCTACCTGGAGCGGCTCAACGAAATTCCAGAAGCATTGAAACTGGGCAGACGAGGACGAAGCGGTTTATTATCCTGCGAAGATTCTTTAATGATGCGAGGTGCTTACGATCTAGGGCTGGAATGCTCTTATCAGCCTAGCCTAGTGTTGATTCATCACCTCAATCCAAATCGATTTAAGCTGCTTTATCTCTTAAGATTAATGTATTCCTACGGCAGAAGTCACGTGATTCTAGAGCGCGCCCTTGGTCATCCGTTCACCCCAGTTTCAGTGCGGGAAGCGTCCAAAATCATGATCGATAATGTCAAGACACGAGATATCAAAAACTTTGTTCACTTAATTGGTCTGATTGCTTGGGATTTAGGATATTTTCGAGAATTACGACATCCTCCCAAAGAACTTGCAAGTTCCTAG
- a CDS encoding methyltransferase, FkbM family (IMG reference gene:2510097316~TIGRFAM: methyltransferase, FkbM family) — protein sequence MLVVDIGALDGRRFAIPYAQDVNNIVYALESAPAFAEHLRSHHLPNLHVFCVEVESETFQLDLFFEENSLAEVDLLKINAPKALEILKRARNAIHRVKRIIIQSCENTSLFQSVPDQESITTHLSSNGFRLLQPTSQTTESAGDLEFIRINRYPLPNHQSGSFEVHLPYVGKIQTPKADHVGQLLEEGAFEGLEQAFLWLYLRPGDTFFDCGAHVGLFSCIAAKRLNNNGEIVGVEPNPLCFDLYKKNLEALGCTCFKALDVGLSDTNGTAELLLGKPGMSAFSTFAQNASAITQIDGEAVIGRDTVLVSQRSLDSILQELNIDTVTLAKLDVEGWEIPVLKGAEQSIRAGRLPLWMIEFTEANAAAAGTSTRELRNLLEDLGYTLCRFDATNFCLVPEPVRLAYPYANLFAVLDMNAVNQRLAAADPDLLAIAQDIVQRWETAAMGVEMRRNFYQEKQRSQDLQQQVQGYATTVDKLNIELAEQQALSTELRRWVDSNEAKLADERRNVERLQQYSQQLEQHLQASHQQLQELRQHLLASRWLKLGRQLGLTKLDDVFKRILRDTADSTNLSVTFGVGSVSPDLSTHASPPSPSPLSMEFVLHHLFQKGFKPEIVLDLGAAKGYWSEYAQSFFPEATFYMVDPLQESEVRLQELCESSDRFHYILCAVGDRTDQLLMNVTTDLDGSSLLSFNRPPEPQDRVVELRRVDDLLAEGKLKPPQLVKMDLQGYELKALEGGQRLFETADVFIMETSLFEFMPEQPLVHEVVAYMAARNYVVFDIAGHIRRPYEDDLGQVDFVFVKRDSPLRASNRWS from the coding sequence ATGCTTGTTGTTGACATTGGTGCTTTGGATGGTAGAAGATTCGCAATTCCTTATGCTCAAGATGTCAATAACATTGTGTACGCTCTTGAGTCGGCACCAGCCTTCGCAGAACACCTCCGCTCTCACCATCTGCCGAACTTGCATGTGTTTTGTGTTGAAGTAGAGAGCGAAACATTTCAGTTAGATTTGTTTTTTGAAGAGAATTCACTTGCTGAAGTTGACCTGCTTAAAATCAATGCTCCTAAAGCACTTGAGATTCTCAAACGGGCAAGGAACGCAATTCATCGAGTTAAGCGAATTATTATCCAGTCCTGCGAAAATACATCCTTATTTCAATCTGTGCCTGATCAGGAAAGCATTACAACGCATTTGTCTAGCAACGGATTTCGCTTGCTTCAACCAACCTCACAAACAACAGAGTCTGCAGGAGATTTGGAGTTTATTCGCATTAATCGGTATCCACTTCCTAATCATCAGTCTGGTTCGTTTGAAGTTCATCTTCCTTATGTAGGGAAAATTCAAACACCCAAGGCAGATCATGTTGGTCAACTGTTGGAGGAAGGGGCATTTGAAGGGTTAGAGCAGGCATTTTTATGGCTCTATCTACGTCCAGGTGACACATTTTTCGATTGTGGTGCACATGTTGGACTATTTTCGTGTATCGCGGCAAAGCGCCTGAACAACAATGGTGAAATCGTGGGGGTTGAACCCAATCCTCTATGTTTTGACTTGTATAAGAAAAATCTGGAGGCACTTGGTTGCACTTGCTTCAAGGCGTTGGATGTGGGGTTATCTGATACTAACGGCACGGCTGAGTTGCTGCTAGGAAAACCTGGAATGTCTGCTTTTAGCACGTTTGCTCAAAATGCTTCAGCCATAACCCAAATTGATGGGGAAGCCGTGATTGGTCGTGACACGGTATTAGTATCCCAGCGATCGCTAGATAGCATTCTACAAGAGCTCAACATTGACACCGTTACCCTTGCCAAGCTGGATGTTGAAGGGTGGGAAATTCCAGTTCTCAAAGGAGCAGAACAGTCAATTCGGGCAGGTCGATTGCCACTGTGGATGATTGAGTTTACCGAAGCGAACGCAGCCGCAGCAGGTACTAGCACTAGAGAACTACGTAACCTGCTGGAGGATCTTGGCTATACTCTGTGCCGTTTTGATGCGACAAATTTTTGTCTTGTACCGGAACCTGTGCGGTTAGCGTATCCTTATGCCAATTTATTTGCAGTACTGGACATGAATGCGGTGAACCAGCGACTAGCCGCAGCCGATCCAGATTTGCTCGCGATCGCGCAGGACATTGTGCAGCGGTGGGAAACAGCGGCAATGGGGGTAGAAATGCGTCGGAACTTTTATCAGGAAAAACAGCGTTCTCAGGACCTACAACAGCAGGTTCAAGGATATGCCACCACTGTGGACAAGCTCAATATTGAGTTGGCAGAACAGCAAGCATTATCAACTGAATTACGCCGATGGGTAGACTCCAACGAAGCTAAACTGGCAGACGAGCGGCGTAACGTTGAGAGGCTACAGCAGTATTCGCAACAATTAGAGCAGCACCTGCAAGCCTCACATCAACAACTTCAAGAGTTACGACAACATTTGTTGGCAAGTCGTTGGTTAAAGTTGGGGCGTCAACTAGGGTTGACCAAGCTAGATGATGTGTTTAAGCGAATTTTAAGGGATACCGCAGACTCCACAAATCTCTCAGTGACTTTTGGAGTAGGGTCGGTATCGCCAGATCTATCAACTCACGCCTCTCCACCCTCCCCCTCCCCTCTTTCTATGGAATTTGTTCTGCACCATCTGTTTCAAAAGGGGTTTAAGCCAGAGATTGTTTTAGACTTGGGGGCAGCCAAGGGCTATTGGTCTGAATATGCTCAAAGCTTTTTCCCAGAAGCTACCTTTTACATGGTTGACCCCCTGCAAGAGAGCGAAGTGCGATTGCAAGAACTGTGTGAAAGTAGCGATCGCTTTCACTATATCCTGTGTGCAGTAGGCGATCGCACCGATCAACTGCTGATGAACGTAACAACTGATTTAGATGGGAGTTCTCTCCTATCATTCAATCGTCCACCAGAGCCTCAAGACAGGGTTGTAGAACTTCGTCGAGTGGATGATTTATTGGCAGAAGGAAAACTAAAACCGCCTCAGCTTGTCAAGATGGATTTGCAAGGCTACGAGTTAAAAGCGCTAGAGGGTGGACAACGCCTGTTTGAGACGGCGGACGTATTCATTATGGAAACGTCGCTATTTGAATTTATGCCAGAGCAACCGCTCGTTCATGAAGTCGTGGCATATATGGCAGCACGGAATTACGTTGTATTTGACATTGCAGGGCATATTCGCCGTCCATATGAAGATGACTTAGGACAGGTAGACTTTGTGTTTGTGAAGCGGGATAGTCCACTACGTGCATCAAATCGATGGAGTTAA